From a region of the Nonlabens sp. Hel1_33_55 genome:
- a CDS encoding DUF2490 domain-containing protein, whose amino-acid sequence MKNFLAVFIIIITCQVALSQRGVSETGLWSQYFYTVPLSERFKVAGDFQFRTYEVTNDFQQFIARTAIAYTPKAGTLELHAGYGYFYSEPFGSGDAGTSEHRLHQDVWMDTDAGKTFGIRHRFRFEERFIEDQDFRSRARYTLFVNVNFYNSEEELSDFYLPFWNEIFINGETQLRNSTVERFDRNWSFGGVGYRLNSDLRIQAGYMREITSNSSKGQVVLAVFQTF is encoded by the coding sequence ATGAAAAATTTCTTAGCGGTATTTATAATAATTATCACCTGTCAGGTGGCGCTGTCCCAACGTGGTGTCAGCGAGACAGGTTTGTGGAGTCAGTATTTTTATACTGTTCCATTGTCAGAGAGATTTAAAGTGGCTGGAGATTTTCAGTTTCGTACCTATGAAGTGACCAACGATTTTCAGCAATTTATTGCTCGTACAGCTATTGCCTACACGCCAAAAGCGGGAACACTAGAACTACATGCAGGGTATGGGTATTTTTATAGTGAGCCCTTTGGGTCTGGTGATGCGGGAACTTCAGAACATCGTTTGCATCAGGACGTTTGGATGGATACAGATGCAGGTAAGACTTTTGGAATAAGACACCGTTTCCGTTTTGAGGAGCGATTTATTGAGGATCAGGATTTTCGTAGCAGGGCGCGTTATACGCTGTTTGTGAATGTCAACTTTTACAATAGCGAGGAAGAGTTGAGTGATTTTTACCTACCATTTTGGAATGAGATTTTTATTAATGGTGAGACACAGCTGCGCAATTCAACCGTGGAAAGGTTTGACCGCAACTGGAGTTTTGGAGGTGTAGGTTATCGCTTAAATTCAGATTTACGCATACAGGCTGGATATATGAGAGAAATCACCAGCAATTCTTCAAAAGGACAGGTGGTTCTTGCTGTTTTTCAGACGTTTTAA
- a CDS encoding T9SS type A sorting domain-containing protein, whose amino-acid sequence MTHFYSLIIFFSFYTGSSQSLPVNFEGDITTSNFVDFEGGTAIVTSNPNSSGINTSSSVARIIRDGGAPFAGSKILLTDNLDFSELTKITMKVYSSAPVGTTVKFKLEGSGPAADVDAFTTVSNSWETLEWVFVGTENNLNEIVFMFDFGNVGDGSDDSTFYFDDIEQVSGPVAPVPTSLPIDFESDVVSTDFINYNGAKATIISNPQMDEDNPSETVCQVVRDGGNFWAGSKVFLNENIDLSTMWYISMKVYTTAPVGTRIKLELENSGGITNLDQLTTVSGAWETISWNFDGKASDYNRIQVMFDFGTIGDGSSTSTFLFDEVQQISGPALPEALPTTLPIDFENSVVTTDFTNFFGAETTILPNPKMDANNPSATVGKFLRSGGAGFMRSKLRLTDYLKNMSTTGTISMKVYTEAPVGSILKFKLESTPPEQFGKEQDALTTVSGEWATYTWDLSNADSPIYDVLTLMLGYNGANDASPNATFFFDDIQIISNTLSNDVDQALSIDDIYAFPNPSKDLITITSKNESIENITLYNTLGNKVNEVKPNSLSTIIDTSTLASGMYFARISTTLGVSTITLVKK is encoded by the coding sequence ATGACACATTTTTATTCTCTGATTATCTTCTTTTCATTCTACACTGGATCTTCACAAAGTTTACCCGTCAATTTTGAAGGAGATATAACCACATCAAATTTCGTTGATTTTGAAGGTGGAACAGCAATAGTAACATCAAACCCAAATTCATCAGGAATCAACACAAGTTCATCTGTTGCACGAATCATTAGAGATGGAGGAGCACCTTTTGCAGGTAGTAAAATTTTATTGACAGATAATTTAGATTTTTCTGAGTTAACTAAAATAACCATGAAAGTCTATTCAAGTGCACCTGTGGGAACTACGGTAAAGTTTAAACTAGAAGGCTCTGGGCCAGCTGCAGACGTAGATGCTTTTACCACCGTTTCCAACTCATGGGAAACTTTGGAATGGGTTTTTGTAGGCACTGAAAATAATCTAAATGAAATTGTTTTCATGTTTGATTTTGGCAATGTTGGAGATGGTTCAGATGATTCTACATTTTATTTTGATGATATTGAACAGGTTTCAGGACCAGTAGCACCTGTACCTACTTCTTTACCCATTGATTTTGAATCAGATGTTGTCAGTACTGATTTCATCAATTATAATGGTGCTAAAGCAACCATTATTTCTAACCCGCAGATGGATGAAGATAACCCAAGCGAGACCGTTTGTCAAGTAGTGAGGGATGGTGGTAATTTTTGGGCAGGAAGCAAAGTCTTTTTAAATGAAAACATTGATTTATCTACCATGTGGTACATTTCAATGAAGGTTTATACCACAGCACCCGTAGGTACTAGAATTAAATTAGAACTTGAAAACTCAGGCGGAATTACTAATCTAGATCAATTAACCACAGTCTCTGGTGCATGGGAAACCATAAGTTGGAATTTTGATGGAAAGGCTAGTGATTACAATAGGATACAGGTAATGTTTGATTTTGGAACTATTGGAGACGGTTCATCTACCTCTACCTTTTTGTTTGACGAGGTGCAACAAATATCTGGTCCTGCTTTACCAGAGGCATTACCAACAACCCTTCCTATAGATTTTGAAAACAGCGTTGTAACTACAGACTTTACAAATTTTTTCGGCGCAGAAACGACAATCCTTCCCAACCCAAAAATGGACGCAAACAACCCTAGTGCTACAGTAGGGAAATTTCTAAGAAGTGGTGGTGCAGGATTTATGAGAAGTAAATTAAGGTTGACAGATTATCTTAAGAACATGTCAACTACTGGAACGATATCTATGAAAGTGTATACAGAAGCTCCAGTTGGATCCATCCTTAAATTCAAATTAGAAAGTACTCCACCAGAACAATTTGGTAAAGAACAAGACGCATTAACCACAGTATCTGGCGAGTGGGCCACCTATACTTGGGATCTTTCAAACGCCGATAGCCCTATATACGATGTACTAACCTTGATGCTAGGTTATAATGGAGCAAATGATGCATCTCCAAATGCAACGTTTTTCTTCGATGATATCCAGATCATATCAAATACTTTAAGTAATGACGTTGACCAGGCTTTAAGCATTGACGACATTTATGCTTTTCCAAACCCTTCTAAAGATTTAATTACAATTACATCTAAAAACGAGAGTATAGAAAATATTACACTTTATAACACTCTGGGAAACAAGGTCAATGAAGTTAAACCCAATAGCCTTAGTACAATTATTGACACCTCAACTTTAGCTAGTGGAATGTACTTTGCTCGAATTTCAACCACATTAGGAGTAAGTACTATTACATTAGTAAAAAAATGA
- a CDS encoding 3-oxoacyl-ACP synthase III family protein — protein sequence MRAKITGVGSYVPDVVRKNEEFLNHEFLNNDGSSFGSDNQTIIEKFTAITGIEERRYINDTQFTSDIAAEAAKKAIEDSKVDPETLDYIIVAHNYGDVKPNGGSSDMVPSLGTRVKQKLGINNPGCVAYDVLFGCPGWILGLTQADSFIKSGLAKKVLVIGAEALSRVVDPHDRDSMIYSDGAGAVIVEQSDDETGIIGQATATYTNEEAYFIFNQKSYNVKLEDKTQYIKMYGRRIYNFALSKVPEGMKAALDQSGVDIKDLKKIFIHQANEKMDEAIVTRFYKLYGMEMPQHIMPMIIHKLGNSSVATVPTVMDLVMKGKMKDHKVEKGDVVMFASVGAGMNINAIVYRY from the coding sequence GACGGTAGTTCCTTTGGTAGTGATAATCAGACGATCATTGAAAAGTTTACCGCTATTACTGGTATTGAGGAGCGTCGCTATATTAACGACACCCAATTCACCAGCGATATAGCTGCCGAGGCTGCAAAAAAAGCTATTGAAGATTCCAAAGTTGACCCAGAAACACTTGATTATATTATTGTCGCGCACAATTATGGTGATGTGAAGCCAAATGGTGGCAGCAGTGATATGGTTCCTAGTTTAGGCACTCGTGTCAAACAAAAATTGGGCATCAACAATCCGGGTTGTGTTGCGTATGATGTTCTCTTCGGTTGTCCTGGATGGATTCTGGGATTGACTCAAGCAGATTCTTTTATAAAATCAGGACTGGCTAAAAAAGTTCTAGTCATTGGAGCAGAGGCTCTTTCTAGAGTTGTGGATCCTCATGATAGGGATAGTATGATCTATTCTGACGGTGCTGGTGCAGTGATCGTGGAACAAAGTGATGACGAGACCGGAATCATTGGTCAAGCTACAGCAACCTATACCAATGAAGAGGCTTATTTCATCTTTAATCAAAAATCCTACAACGTTAAGTTAGAAGATAAAACGCAGTACATTAAAATGTACGGTCGACGCATCTACAATTTCGCACTTTCTAAAGTTCCGGAAGGTATGAAAGCCGCTTTAGATCAATCTGGTGTTGACATCAAGGACCTCAAGAAGATATTTATCCATCAGGCTAATGAAAAAATGGATGAAGCCATCGTTACTAGATTCTATAAGTTGTACGGTATGGAAATGCCTCAACATATCATGCCTATGATCATCCATAAATTGGGAAACAGCAGTGTTGCAACCGTTCCTACGGTTATGGATCTTGTAATGAAAGGCAAAATGAAGGATCACAAAGTTGAAAAAGGTGATGTGGTAATGTTTGCCAGCGTTGGAGCTGGAATGAACATTAATGCCATTGTTTATAGGTATTAG
- a CDS encoding RNA polymerase sigma factor RpoD/SigA, whose amino-acid sequence MRQLKITKQVTNRESKSLDKYLQDISKIDLITAEEEVELAQRIKKGDQRALERLTTANLRFVVSVAKQYQNQGLKLPDLINEGNAGLVKAAKRFDETRGFKFISYAVWWIRQSILQALAEQSRIVRLPLNKIGSINKINKAFSHLEQLHERPPSPEELATELDMTVSDVKQSLKNAGRHVSMDAPLKEGETSNLYDVVRSGESPNPDRALLHESLTLEITRALETLSQKEADVISLYFGIGNQQPMSLEEIGETFDLTRERVRQIKEKGIKRLRQNSRSKILKSYLG is encoded by the coding sequence ATGAGACAACTCAAAATCACCAAGCAGGTTACCAACCGTGAGTCTAAATCGCTAGACAAGTATCTACAAGACATCTCTAAGATCGACCTGATCACTGCAGAGGAAGAAGTGGAACTGGCACAGCGTATTAAAAAAGGTGATCAGAGAGCACTTGAGAGATTGACTACTGCAAACTTACGTTTTGTGGTTTCTGTTGCAAAACAGTATCAAAATCAAGGGCTTAAATTACCCGATCTTATTAATGAAGGAAATGCCGGTCTCGTAAAGGCTGCCAAAAGGTTTGATGAAACTCGCGGTTTCAAATTCATATCGTACGCGGTATGGTGGATACGCCAGTCGATCTTACAGGCACTAGCAGAGCAGTCACGTATCGTGCGACTTCCATTGAACAAAATCGGTTCGATTAACAAAATCAACAAGGCTTTTTCACACCTCGAGCAACTGCATGAGCGTCCACCATCACCTGAAGAACTAGCAACTGAGCTAGATATGACGGTAAGTGACGTGAAGCAATCGCTTAAGAATGCCGGGCGTCACGTATCCATGGATGCGCCGCTTAAAGAAGGTGAGACTTCTAACCTTTACGACGTTGTTCGTAGTGGTGAGTCACCTAATCCTGACCGCGCTCTATTGCATGAGTCGCTAACGCTTGAGATTACTCGCGCGCTAGAGACACTATCGCAAAAAGAGGCAGATGTTATTTCTCTATACTTCGGTATTGGGAACCAGCAGCCTATGAGTTTGGAAGAGATAGGTGAAACTTTTGACTTGACCCGTGAGCGCGTGCGCCAGATCAAGGAAAAAGGAATCAAGAGACTACGCCAGAACAGCCGTAGTAAAATCTTGAAGTCTTATCTAGGATAA
- a CDS encoding ABC transporter ATP-binding protein has product MNEEAENSANSRSKVTITSAFKTIIWPRRKLVFIGLILIVISRLASLVLPWKSKALLDDVIPNKDYEALYDLLWLVGFALLVQAITSYLLTIILSVQAQFLISELRAQVQKKVLSLPISFFDNSKSGALVSRIMNDVEGVRNLIGTGLVQLVGGTITAIVSLVLLIRINALMTLFVFLPVAIFGFVALRAFKYIRPIFRNRGKISADVTGRLTETLAGVRVIKGFGAEAQENKIFEEGVDRLYQNVKKSLTATAIVTSSSTFLLGLASVGIMGIGGYFMMEGDMTVGEFLFFTILLGFMIAPIIQMSNIGSQLTEALAGLDRTEELMNLTPEDEMGDRTIDLQHFKGDLKFENVSFSYEKGKEVIHNISFEAKSGSTIALVGSSGSGKSTIAGLSATFLNPVKGMVTIDGQDMSKVKLASFRKHLGVVLQDEFLFEGSIRENILFPRPDASEDRLLAAVKAGHVNEFTDRFDDGLDTLIGERGVKLSGGQRQRIAIARAILADPKIIILDEATSNLDTESEALIQKSLGELVKNRTTIIIAHRLSTIKKADQILVIESGEIAERGTHDELIAKEGRYFDLYTYQAKI; this is encoded by the coding sequence ATTTAAAACGATTATTTGGCCACGTAGGAAGTTGGTATTCATCGGGCTGATTCTTATCGTCATCAGTAGACTCGCGAGTCTTGTATTGCCATGGAAATCTAAAGCGTTACTGGACGATGTTATTCCTAATAAAGATTACGAGGCGCTCTATGATTTACTGTGGTTAGTGGGGTTTGCATTGCTCGTGCAGGCAATAACATCTTATTTGTTGACCATAATATTGAGTGTACAGGCACAGTTTTTAATTTCAGAACTGCGCGCGCAAGTTCAAAAGAAAGTCCTGTCACTACCCATTAGTTTTTTCGATAATTCAAAGTCAGGAGCACTAGTATCGCGGATTATGAATGATGTGGAAGGCGTGCGCAATTTGATAGGAACAGGCCTTGTTCAATTGGTTGGTGGAACGATTACAGCGATCGTCTCGCTAGTATTGCTGATTAGGATCAACGCCTTAATGACCTTATTTGTGTTTCTACCGGTAGCGATTTTTGGCTTTGTCGCTTTGAGAGCCTTCAAATATATCAGGCCTATTTTCAGAAATCGAGGAAAAATAAGTGCAGATGTAACTGGAAGATTAACTGAAACTCTGGCAGGTGTGCGAGTGATCAAAGGCTTTGGAGCTGAAGCTCAAGAAAACAAAATCTTTGAAGAAGGTGTCGATCGACTCTACCAGAATGTAAAGAAGAGTCTAACCGCAACTGCAATAGTCACCAGTAGTTCTACCTTTTTGTTGGGATTAGCCTCAGTTGGTATAATGGGAATAGGTGGTTATTTCATGATGGAAGGCGATATGACAGTTGGAGAATTTTTGTTCTTTACTATTCTGCTAGGTTTTATGATCGCGCCCATTATACAGATGAGCAATATTGGTAGCCAACTCACAGAAGCGCTTGCAGGACTGGACCGTACAGAAGAGCTAATGAATCTTACTCCTGAAGATGAAATGGGTGACCGCACGATTGACTTGCAACATTTTAAAGGCGACTTGAAATTTGAAAACGTCTCTTTTTCATACGAGAAAGGCAAAGAGGTGATTCATAACATTTCTTTTGAAGCAAAATCTGGATCTACCATTGCGCTGGTTGGAAGTTCAGGTTCTGGAAAATCTACCATCGCGGGATTGTCAGCGACATTTTTGAATCCCGTCAAGGGCATGGTTACTATTGATGGTCAGGATATGTCCAAAGTGAAGCTGGCTAGCTTTAGAAAGCATCTGGGAGTTGTATTACAGGACGAGTTTTTATTTGAGGGAAGTATAAGGGAAAACATATTATTCCCACGACCAGACGCCAGCGAGGATCGTTTGCTTGCAGCAGTTAAAGCTGGTCACGTCAATGAGTTTACAGACCGTTTTGATGATGGACTAGATACGTTGATAGGCGAGCGTGGTGTCAAATTATCTGGTGGTCAACGCCAGCGTATTGCTATTGCCAGAGCCATCCTAGCCGATCCTAAAATCATTATTCTTGATGAAGCTACATCCAACCTAGATACTGAAAGCGAGGCTCTTATTCAAAAATCTTTAGGAGAACTAGTTAAAAACAGAACCACGATCATCATAGCTCATCGATTAAGCACTATTAAGAAAGCAGACCAAATACTAGTCATTGAATCAGGAGAAATCGCGGAACGTGGCACTCATGACGAGTTGATTGCTAAAGAAGGTCGTTATTTTGATTTGTATACGTATCAGGCTAAAATCTAG